A single window of Corythoichthys intestinalis isolate RoL2023-P3 chromosome 21, ASM3026506v1, whole genome shotgun sequence DNA harbors:
- the cntd1 gene encoding cyclin N-terminal domain-containing protein 1 isoform X1, translated as MAMARENLAKSQSLQFRETSVEMLTDFLTDLNERNRDNLQNLPICSGAFKDRRLFEYTLLMCRELQLDTSVAYQAIEFLQRFMVKNITHLLTDARVTDPGALEDATFKQLKGNFALTVFSCIQLASKLSLQSQNVDIHMAMRFLHSVGLNFSKQAILESELMVLKGLDFRLDLPNPLTYVETLLEVLANNEPSAPVEHLYRLCRHVLQLVSLQRDSFYDALLTITTQNLNPTAEMREKFITVTEDCMMLGVGVIAAAAFILHVQYWEQVVTELSHMTGISTAVISDFSRVALTLIVGTPSYGQ; from the exons ATGGCTATGGCGAGGGAGAATTTGGCGAAGTCTCAAAGTTTACAGTTTCGAGAAACCTCTGTCGAAATGCTGACGGACTTTCTAACGGATCTCAACGAGAGAAATAGAGATAACCTCCAGAATTTGCCCATCTGTAGTGGAGCCTTCAAGGACAGAAGACTGTTTG AATACACACTGCTGATGTGTCGGGAGCTCCAACTGGACACATCCGTTGCATACCAAGCCATTGAATTTCTTCAAAG GTTCATGGTCAAGAACATTACACATTTGCTGACAGATGCTAGAGTGACCGATCCGGGGGCCCTTGAGGATGCCACATTCAAACAGCTCAAGGGAAATTTCGCCTTGACCGTCTTTTCCTGCATTCAACTGGCCAGCAAGTTGTCACTGCAGAGCCAA AACGTTGACATCCACATGGCCATGCGCTTCCTGCACTCAGTCGGCCTCAACTTCTCCAAGCAGGCCATTCTGGAATCGGAGTTGATGGTCCTGAAGGGCCTGGACTTCCGACTGGATCTTCCTAACCCTCTCACCTACGTGGAAACCCTTCTGGAGGTGCTCG CGAACAACGAGCCGAGCGCCCCCGTGGAGCACTTGTACCGCTTGTGCCGCCATGTTCTCCAGTTAGTCAGCTTGCAGCGAGACTCTTTCTATGACGCTTTGCTCACCATAACCACGCAGAACCTCAATCCCACCGCGGAAATGAG AGAGAAGTTTATAACAGTGACCGAAGATTGCATGATGCTGGGCGTGGGTGTCATCGCTGCGGCTGCCTTCATCCTCCACGTCCAGTACTGGGAGCAG GTGGTGACAGAACTGAGCCACATGACCGGAATCTCCACCGCTGTTATCAGCGACTTCAGCCGCGTCGCGCTTACGTTGATTGTCGGAACCCCCTCATACGGCCAGTGA
- the cntd1 gene encoding cyclin N-terminal domain-containing protein 1 isoform X2 has protein sequence MCRELQLDTSVAYQAIEFLQRFMVKNITHLLTDARVTDPGALEDATFKQLKGNFALTVFSCIQLASKLSLQSQNVDIHMAMRFLHSVGLNFSKQAILESELMVLKGLDFRLDLPNPLTYVETLLEVLANNEPSAPVEHLYRLCRHVLQLVSLQRDSFYDALLTITTQNLNPTAEMREKFITVTEDCMMLGVGVIAAAAFILHVQYWEQVVTELSHMTGISTAVISDFSRVALTLIVGTPSYGQ, from the exons ATGTGTCGGGAGCTCCAACTGGACACATCCGTTGCATACCAAGCCATTGAATTTCTTCAAAG GTTCATGGTCAAGAACATTACACATTTGCTGACAGATGCTAGAGTGACCGATCCGGGGGCCCTTGAGGATGCCACATTCAAACAGCTCAAGGGAAATTTCGCCTTGACCGTCTTTTCCTGCATTCAACTGGCCAGCAAGTTGTCACTGCAGAGCCAA AACGTTGACATCCACATGGCCATGCGCTTCCTGCACTCAGTCGGCCTCAACTTCTCCAAGCAGGCCATTCTGGAATCGGAGTTGATGGTCCTGAAGGGCCTGGACTTCCGACTGGATCTTCCTAACCCTCTCACCTACGTGGAAACCCTTCTGGAGGTGCTCG CGAACAACGAGCCGAGCGCCCCCGTGGAGCACTTGTACCGCTTGTGCCGCCATGTTCTCCAGTTAGTCAGCTTGCAGCGAGACTCTTTCTATGACGCTTTGCTCACCATAACCACGCAGAACCTCAATCCCACCGCGGAAATGAG AGAGAAGTTTATAACAGTGACCGAAGATTGCATGATGCTGGGCGTGGGTGTCATCGCTGCGGCTGCCTTCATCCTCCACGTCCAGTACTGGGAGCAG GTGGTGACAGAACTGAGCCACATGACCGGAATCTCCACCGCTGTTATCAGCGACTTCAGCCGCGTCGCGCTTACGTTGATTGTCGGAACCCCCTCATACGGCCAGTGA
- the LOC130909487 gene encoding cytochrome c oxidase assembly factor 3 homolog, mitochondrial, producing MADKEPKRSDAPFATRIDPSKEDLSREQLHFIKQVELEQWKKRTQKLRTRNVLTGVAVGALVLGIYGYTFYSVGKERIMDEIDEEAKRARMPKTGTN from the exons ATGGCAGACAAGGAACCGAAGCGGTCTGACGCCCCTTTCGCGACTAGGATAGACCCGAGCAAGGAGGACCTTTCTAGAGAACAGTTGCACTTTATCAAACAGGTGGAGCTGGAGCAATGGAAGAAGAGGACGCAAAAGCTGCGGACGCGAAACGTGCTGACCGGGGTCGCCGTAGGCGCGCTTGTACTGGGCATCT ACGGCTACACATTTTACTCTGTCGGTAAGGAGCGAATCATGGATGAGATAGACGAGGAGGCTAAGCGAGCCCGAATGCCAAAGACGGGCACCAACTGA